The DNA sequence ATGAAAGCTGCACAAAAAAGAATCGATCAGGTTGCGAGAATCAAAAGCACGCTATAAGAACAAAAATTCTTTCTTTTACCGCTATTTGGTGGAAAAAAGTCAAAAACTGTAAAATAAATTCGGGCATCGTCCCGAATTTTTTTTTGGAACTGTTTTTGTTTATTAGCTTTGCAATTGTGGTGAAATCACCAACCAATGCAAAGGCATGTTGAATTAGAAAACGTTCTTTATAGTAGATGCTTAATAGAAGATCTCTCCGAATAAAAACTTTGCAAGCACTATACGGCTTGCATCAGTCTAAAAGAGCCAATTTTGGCTTAGCGCAATCGTTGATTGACGAAACGTTTGCCCCTGACCTGAACTCTATGGAACCACAGGATCCTACAGAGCTGAGAGGAAAGGCTCGTACAGCAAAGAAAATCTTCCGTTCGCAGTTTGCCGCAGAAGTAATCAACGCTAAAGAGGATGTTAGTCCTGAAATTATGGACGCCATCAAAGAAGCCATTAAGCTTTTTAACTTAGAGAACTCGAAAGACCTCAAGAACTACCGTCAGGAAATGCTCGAGGAAGCTGAAAATGTTTCCCGAAATTACTTACAGATCCTCGGGGTAATCACCACGTTCGCGGATTTGGTGAAAGAAGAAGCCGACGAAATGTCTGTTAATCTTCAGCGCGCAGGCGAAACCGCAACAAAAGGGAGTTGGAATTTTTACAACAACCCGATTGTTGATATGATCCGTAACAACCCAGAGATCGCTCAGAGAACAGCCGCTACCGGTGCTGCTATCGACGATACTTTGGAGGTTCAGTGCCGCGACTGGTACAAAAAACTCATCAAGAAAGATCCTGAATACCGCGAATACATGCGCAAGCAGAATGCGACTTTCGAGGAGCATAAAGAGTGGTTGATGTATTTTGTGAAAAATATGCTGTTCAAGCACCCTGTGATGGTTTCTTATTTTGAGGAGCAAGATTTGCAGTTCAGCGAAAACCGTTCTGTATTGCGTTCTATGGTATTGAAAACCATAAAATCAGTGAACGATGTTACCGATTCGTTGGTGATCTCTGAATTATCCATGAACTGGGCTGAAGACAAGCGTTTCTTTAACGACCTTTTCAACTACGTTGTGAATAACGAAGACGAATACGTGAACCTGATCTCTGAGCGTGCTCAGAACTGGGACAAAGAACGTATTAATGTGATGGACATGCTGATTCTGAAAATGGCCTTGGCCGAGATGATCAACTTCCCATCTATTCCCGTGAAAGTAACCATCAACGAAGCGGTTGAATTGGCGAAAAACTACTCGACACTAAAGAGTAAGAAATTCGTGAACGGTATTTTGGATGTTTTAGCCATCTCCTTAGGACATGACGGCACTATCCGCAAGTCTGGCCGTGGTTTGATTGACAATAAATAAGCATGTCGGGGGCCTGCATTTAGGCAAAAAAAATCCCTTGACAAGAAACTGAAACCCCCAATAAGGGTTTTATATTAAATGTGCACAGTCAGAAAAATTTTGTTTTTCTAAAGATTGTGCACATTTTTTCTTTCTTTAGCATTTATCCATAAATTGTATTAACAATTTAACCGTTTTCAGATATGAGCAAGAGCACAAATAGTTTTTTGGCATTTATAGCAGGAGCTGCTGCTGGTAGCCTTTTAGGGGTATTATACGCACCTGACAAAGGAGAAAGTACCCGTGACAAACTGTCTTTCCAATTGGAAAAATACAAAGACAAACTGCAGGAATTCATCAACGAAATGATGGATGAAGCACAGGCGGTGCCAGATTCTGAAGCTAAAGCTGAAGGGAAGAAAGTAATTGATGACGCAAAAGAAAAAGCGGAAAAGTTACTCGATGATGTAGATGAGCTCATCAACCAAATCAAAAGTGGACAAAACTAATCTAACCTATTTAGTACCATGAAAAGAGTATTCCTTAACGCCTTTGCTCTGGCGGCATTAGCCTTGGCCGTAGTTTCCTGCGACCAAAAAACAACCACTGAGCACGCTTCATCAACGATTACTAAAGAAGCAGAAGCTGCCAATAAAGTAGCAGAAGAAAATAACCCAGCGGCCACTATCGCCAACGGAAAATTTGAGTTTACCGAAGATCAGTTTGATTTCGGCACTATTAATGAGGGAGATGTGGTAACTCACATTTTCAAATTCAAAAATGTGGGTGATGGTCCCTTACTGATCACCAATGCGCGGGCTTCCTGCGGCTGTACACTCCCTGAGTGGCCAAAGGAACCTATCGCTGTAGGACAAGAAGGGAAAATCACGGTCAAGTTCAACAGTAAAGGCAAGCCAAACAAGCAACGTAAACGTATCAGCATTTATGCCAATACAGAGCCTGAATTGAGTACTTTACACATTACTGCCAATGTTATCCCTAAAAAATTAGAGAAGGCAGGACCGATCAAGTAATCATTATATTTAAGCAATAATTAGAGATGTCGGATTTATTATTTTTCCAAGCAGGTGAACCAGCAAGCATGATTCCTCAAATTTTGATGTTCGTCGCTATTGGTTTTGTCTTTTACTTCTTCATGGTGCGTCCGCAGCAAAAGAAGCAGAAAGAGCAAAAGAGCTTTATTGATGCAATCAAAAAAGGTGACAACGTTGTTACCATCGGTGGAATTCATGGTCGTGTAGTTGATATGACTGCCAATACCGTTACTTTGGAAGTAAGCCGTGGAACTGCAATGACTTTCGAGAAGTCGGCAATTTCATTGGACAGTACAAAGCCAGCACCTGCTGCGAAGAAATAATCCTATTTCTTCCAAAAAATAAAAACCGCTTTCATCGTCATGATCAAAGCGGTTTTTTTCATGCTTAATATTTTATGTTTTTCAAAAGGGCTAAAGCGCAGTGAATACCACTAAGCGCCCCGATGTTCGATTATAGGAATCTAACATCGAAAACAATCTCCTTCGGGAAACGCTCCCAGATAATCTCCAACACCCGTGCCTTGGCCATGGTGAGCTCCTGCCGCATAGCAGAAGAATTCAGCTGCACATACAGCACAGCTTCATTGAGGTAGATTTTCGTCGTACGGCTTGCAATGGCCTGCCCCATCATCTCGCCCCAAGCGGCAGTAACCTGAGTAGCCTCGTACTTATCTTTCAGCCGAAACTCCTTCAGATAGTCCGCAAAGCTTTCATTCACCGTGCTGGTGTCCTTTTTTCGGCGTAAGCCTGGAACGTAGGGTTGTTTGTAACGCATTGCTTAATTGTCTTTTTTCTCTTTACTTTCTTTTTCCACCTCTTCAAGCTCCTTCTTCAGGATCTCCGACACCTGCTTGATATTTGCAGAAAGGTCGTTTTCAGTAGACAGATAGGCATTGATTCTCCGTCGAATCTCCTGAACAGATAAATTGTGGGAAATCTCCCCATTCCTTACCAGTGATATTTGGCCTGTTTCTTCAGAAACCACCAATACCAAAACATCAGAATTTTCCGTCATGCCGATCGCTGCGCGGTGGCGCAAACCAAACTGCGCAGAGATGTCTGAATTTTCGGAAACGGGCAAAATACACCTTGCTGCCACAATCCTGTCTTCATATACAATAACCGCTCCATCATGCAAGGGCGAATTTTTATAAAAAATAGACATCAGTAACCGCTTGGATACTTTCGCATCAATAAGGTCGCCCGTTGAGGCTATCATGCGCAATTCACTGTTTTTGGAAATCACGACCAAGGCCCCAGTACTCGAGAAACTCATCTCGCGCGAAGCCTCCACAATTGCATTGAGCAGGGGAGTATTGCCCTTGGTTGCGCTATTTTGCGAACGGTTAAAATTCCGGAAAATAGGGTTGGAGTTGCGGTGCCAGAAATCAGACATAGACTTGGCCACCATCAGCAAAAATTTACGGATTTCATTCTGAAATAAAATGACGAGCGCAAGCGTACCACCACTCATCACATAGGAGAGCACCGTCGAAAGCAGCTCCATTTTCAGGGTTTTCACCAACTGATAAAAGCCATAGAAAAAAATGAAGCCCAAAAGCACACGCATAGCCATACTGCCTTTCATCAGCTTGTAAATCTGATACAAAAGCACGGCTACAAGAGAGATGTCTACCACATCCCACAGCCTCATTTCAAGAAACCCGATTTTAAACCCTAAGAGAAATATCAATGATCTATATGTCTATTTTTTATAAAAATACATAAAAAGATTGATCATGCACCCTGCATTTTGTTAAAAAGTTCTACACA is a window from the Persicobacter psychrovividus genome containing:
- a CDS encoding DUF721 domain-containing protein; its protein translation is MRYKQPYVPGLRRKKDTSTVNESFADYLKEFRLKDKYEATQVTAAWGEMMGQAIASRTTKIYLNEAVLYVQLNSSAMRQELTMAKARVLEIIWERFPKEIVFDVRFL
- a CDS encoding YtxH domain-containing protein, which gives rise to MSKSTNSFLAFIAGAAAGSLLGVLYAPDKGESTRDKLSFQLEKYKDKLQEFINEMMDEAQAVPDSEAKAEGKKVIDDAKEKAEKLLDDVDELINQIKSGQN
- the yajC gene encoding preprotein translocase subunit YajC, encoding MSDLLFFQAGEPASMIPQILMFVAIGFVFYFFMVRPQQKKQKEQKSFIDAIKKGDNVVTIGGIHGRVVDMTANTVTLEVSRGTAMTFEKSAISLDSTKPAPAAKK
- a CDS encoding DUF1573 domain-containing protein translates to MKRVFLNAFALAALALAVVSCDQKTTTEHASSTITKEAEAANKVAEENNPAATIANGKFEFTEDQFDFGTINEGDVVTHIFKFKNVGDGPLLITNARASCGCTLPEWPKEPIAVGQEGKITVKFNSKGKPNKQRKRISIYANTEPELSTLHITANVIPKKLEKAGPIK
- the cdaA gene encoding diadenylate cyclase CdaA, which gives rise to MRLWDVVDISLVAVLLYQIYKLMKGSMAMRVLLGFIFFYGFYQLVKTLKMELLSTVLSYVMSGGTLALVILFQNEIRKFLLMVAKSMSDFWHRNSNPIFRNFNRSQNSATKGNTPLLNAIVEASREMSFSSTGALVVISKNSELRMIASTGDLIDAKVSKRLLMSIFYKNSPLHDGAVIVYEDRIVAARCILPVSENSDISAQFGLRHRAAIGMTENSDVLVLVVSEETGQISLVRNGEISHNLSVQEIRRRINAYLSTENDLSANIKQVSEILKKELEEVEKESKEKKDN
- the nusB gene encoding transcription antitermination factor NusB — encoded protein: MQALYGLHQSKRANFGLAQSLIDETFAPDLNSMEPQDPTELRGKARTAKKIFRSQFAAEVINAKEDVSPEIMDAIKEAIKLFNLENSKDLKNYRQEMLEEAENVSRNYLQILGVITTFADLVKEEADEMSVNLQRAGETATKGSWNFYNNPIVDMIRNNPEIAQRTAATGAAIDDTLEVQCRDWYKKLIKKDPEYREYMRKQNATFEEHKEWLMYFVKNMLFKHPVMVSYFEEQDLQFSENRSVLRSMVLKTIKSVNDVTDSLVISELSMNWAEDKRFFNDLFNYVVNNEDEYVNLISERAQNWDKERINVMDMLILKMALAEMINFPSIPVKVTINEAVELAKNYSTLKSKKFVNGILDVLAISLGHDGTIRKSGRGLIDNK